From Pontibacter actiniarum, a single genomic window includes:
- a CDS encoding ferredoxin--NADP reductase — translation MTKKTPATDHYALTVTEIRQELPDFKTFVLEPDKPLPYKAGQYLTLVHTDQNQDVRRSYSITSSPALQEPLSIGVKRIENGFFSRRLVDDVQVGDRVYAAGAAGLFTLPDDMHAYRQVFLLAAGSGITPVYSLLKTALHAQPHLHVTLIYSNKTPEHAIYKAELERLAAAFPDRLRIQFLFSNSPDLARARLYKDLLQEFVRQFATAPLHQALFYICGPLNYMRMCFYALRQLDVPLENIRRENFNTTKVSLKQMPPDTDAHRVTLHHRGETHSITVEYPTTILRAARKAGINLPYSCEAGKCGNCIARCSSGTVWMSYNEVLTERDLEKGLTLMCVGYPVGGPVELEA, via the coding sequence ATGACTAAAAAAACACCCGCTACAGACCACTACGCCCTTACCGTAACAGAAATTCGCCAGGAGCTGCCGGACTTCAAAACCTTTGTGCTGGAGCCCGACAAGCCGCTCCCCTACAAGGCCGGGCAGTACCTGACGCTGGTGCACACCGACCAGAACCAGGATGTCCGCAGGTCCTACTCCATCACCTCATCGCCTGCGCTGCAGGAGCCGCTAAGCATTGGCGTGAAGCGCATTGAAAACGGCTTTTTCTCCAGGAGGTTGGTAGACGACGTGCAGGTGGGCGACCGCGTATATGCGGCGGGCGCCGCCGGGCTCTTTACCCTGCCAGACGACATGCACGCGTACCGGCAGGTCTTCCTGCTGGCGGCCGGCAGCGGCATCACCCCTGTTTATTCCCTGCTCAAAACGGCCCTGCACGCACAGCCGCACCTGCACGTTACGCTCATATACAGCAACAAAACCCCGGAGCATGCCATTTACAAAGCAGAGCTGGAGCGGTTAGCCGCTGCCTTCCCAGACCGCCTGCGGATTCAGTTTCTGTTCAGCAACTCCCCTGACCTGGCGCGGGCAAGGCTGTACAAAGACCTGTTGCAGGAGTTTGTGCGCCAGTTTGCCACGGCGCCCCTCCACCAGGCACTGTTTTACATCTGCGGCCCGCTAAACTACATGCGCATGTGCTTTTACGCCCTGCGCCAGCTGGATGTACCGCTGGAAAACATCCGGAGAGAGAACTTCAACACCACGAAGGTCTCCCTCAAGCAAATGCCGCCCGATACAGACGCGCACCGGGTAACACTCCACCACCGGGGGGAGACGCACAGCATAACGGTGGAGTACCCCACCACGATCCTTCGCGCCGCCCGTAAAGCCGGTATCAACCTGCCCTACAGCTGTGAGGCGGGTAAATGCGGCAACTGTATTGCCCGTTGCTCCAGCGGCACAGTATGGATGTCGTACAACGAAGTGCTGACGGAGCGGGACCTGGAAAAAGGCCTTACCCTCATGTGTGTGGGCTACCCCGTGGGCGGGCCAGTAGAACTGGAGGCCTAG
- a CDS encoding MGH1-like glycoside hydrolase domain-containing protein: MKKVTLRSSILFSLLTLGACQTQKPGTGSTHSEPIWQSQAYTIYPDSVVQGEHVARAVSPTELTSNYKSPANAFQSPRITFKFAINGRDNEMKAGTDHHFNCLGGDCQTPVITFGQQLNDPSEVPSDVYLEPSTNLTVRLDMNPVLQALEKQGYYTTPTGDKIYKEDFKGVYIAGGADPLSWDFDNLGGNEQMELKDADGDGIYEVTLTLNAPEDDKSTATRWALTKDIAAFPQYTSDYAVTDALYNMALEEMINAVEPDSTFRTGKEWAGVWTRDISYSIILSMAQLQPQVSKYSLMRKVKDGRIVQDTGTGGAYPVSTDRMIWATAAWEVYKATGDEQWLRDTYQIIAKSLGEDMMNAYDPETGLVRGESSFLDWREQSYPRWMEPADIYASENLGTNAAHFQANKVAAMMAEKLGDQAAAARYNGIAQTIKEGINKHLWQEEKGYYGQYLYGRNYKILSPRAEALGEALTVLFGVADTARSKTVVARTPITDYGIPNIFPQIPGIPPYHNNGIWPFVQSYWSLAAAKAGNDKALTESISAIYRPAALFLTNKENFVAANGDYAGTQVNSSNMLWSLAGNLSMVYKVFFGINFEADKLTLKPFVPKAFAGNRKLTNYRYRNAVLNIEMSGYGNEIKSVTMDGKPLQKAEVAANLTGEHSIRIELANNEAGGEVQHVDLYTSLETPKAVYTSGKLSWPAVDGAVAYQVVKNGKDLEKTESTSLDVDANSYAEYMVLAVDQHGVTSFGSEPVVVVPEKHKQVYELEKFAPKAAYTYRDYSGAGFVELSKQQNKQVQVKVTVPEDGVYAVDFRYANGNGPINTNNKAALRTLQKDGEFVGTIVLPQRGTDEWSNWGFTNAVEVPLQKGSHTISLTFEPNNENMNGEVNQAMVDYMRVVKIR, translated from the coding sequence ATGAAAAAAGTCACCCTTAGGTCAAGTATACTTTTCTCTTTGCTCACGCTGGGCGCCTGCCAAACACAGAAGCCGGGCACCGGCAGTACCCACAGCGAGCCTATCTGGCAGTCGCAGGCTTACACTATCTACCCGGACAGCGTGGTGCAGGGCGAGCACGTGGCGCGCGCGGTGTCGCCCACCGAGCTGACCTCTAACTATAAAAGCCCGGCCAACGCTTTCCAGAGTCCGCGGATTACGTTTAAGTTCGCCATCAACGGGCGCGATAACGAAATGAAGGCCGGCACCGACCACCATTTTAACTGCCTTGGCGGCGATTGCCAAACCCCTGTTATCACTTTTGGCCAGCAGCTGAACGACCCGTCTGAGGTGCCAAGCGACGTGTACCTGGAGCCAAGCACCAACCTGACCGTGCGCCTGGATATGAACCCCGTGCTGCAGGCGCTGGAAAAGCAGGGCTACTACACCACACCGACGGGAGACAAAATCTACAAAGAGGACTTCAAAGGCGTTTACATTGCCGGTGGTGCCGATCCGCTGAGCTGGGACTTCGACAACTTGGGCGGAAACGAGCAGATGGAGCTAAAGGACGCTGACGGAGACGGTATCTACGAGGTCACCCTGACGCTAAACGCCCCGGAAGACGATAAATCGACGGCTACGCGTTGGGCATTAACCAAAGACATTGCCGCTTTTCCGCAGTACACTTCGGACTACGCTGTAACCGATGCCTTGTACAACATGGCCCTGGAGGAGATGATCAATGCCGTGGAACCGGACAGCACCTTCCGCACCGGTAAGGAGTGGGCCGGCGTCTGGACGCGTGACATCAGCTACAGCATTATCCTGTCGATGGCGCAGCTGCAGCCGCAGGTGTCTAAGTACAGCCTGATGCGCAAGGTGAAAGACGGACGCATTGTGCAGGATACCGGCACCGGGGGGGCGTACCCTGTCTCCACCGACCGCATGATCTGGGCCACCGCTGCCTGGGAAGTATACAAGGCCACAGGCGATGAGCAGTGGCTGCGCGATACCTACCAGATCATCGCCAAGTCGCTCGGAGAGGACATGATGAACGCATATGACCCTGAGACGGGGTTGGTGCGGGGCGAGTCGTCGTTTCTGGACTGGCGGGAGCAGTCATATCCGCGCTGGATGGAGCCTGCCGACATCTATGCGTCAGAGAACCTGGGCACCAACGCAGCACACTTCCAGGCCAACAAAGTTGCGGCGATGATGGCCGAAAAGCTCGGCGACCAAGCGGCGGCGGCAAGGTATAACGGCATCGCCCAAACCATCAAAGAAGGTATAAACAAGCACCTGTGGCAGGAGGAGAAAGGCTACTACGGCCAGTACCTGTACGGCCGGAACTATAAAATCCTGTCGCCGAGGGCGGAAGCGCTGGGCGAGGCGCTGACGGTACTGTTTGGTGTGGCGGATACAGCACGCAGCAAAACGGTGGTGGCCCGTACGCCGATCACGGATTACGGCATCCCCAATATCTTCCCGCAGATTCCGGGCATTCCGCCGTACCACAACAACGGCATTTGGCCGTTTGTGCAGTCGTACTGGAGCCTGGCGGCGGCCAAGGCAGGCAACGACAAGGCCCTGACCGAGAGCATCAGCGCCATTTACCGTCCGGCAGCCCTGTTCCTGACGAACAAGGAGAACTTTGTGGCCGCCAACGGCGACTATGCCGGAACACAGGTGAACTCCAGTAACATGCTGTGGAGCCTGGCCGGCAACCTGAGCATGGTCTACAAAGTATTCTTCGGGATCAACTTTGAGGCAGACAAACTGACCTTGAAGCCGTTTGTGCCGAAGGCCTTTGCCGGTAACCGAAAGCTGACCAACTACAGGTACAGAAATGCAGTGCTTAACATTGAGATGAGCGGCTACGGCAACGAGATAAAGTCTGTTACTATGGATGGAAAGCCGCTGCAGAAAGCCGAGGTGGCGGCAAACCTCACCGGCGAACACAGCATCAGAATAGAACTGGCCAATAACGAAGCGGGAGGGGAGGTGCAGCACGTAGACCTGTACACATCACTGGAAACGCCGAAGGCCGTGTATACTTCGGGTAAACTCAGCTGGCCAGCCGTGGATGGCGCCGTAGCCTACCAGGTGGTAAAGAACGGGAAGGACCTGGAGAAGACGGAAAGCACCAGCCTGGATGTGGACGCCAACAGCTACGCCGAGTACATGGTGCTGGCCGTGGACCAGCACGGGGTTACCTCGTTCGGGAGCGAACCTGTAGTGGTTGTGCCCGAAAAGCATAAGCAGGTGTACGAGCTGGAGAAGTTCGCCCCGAAAGCCGCCTACACGTACCGCGATTACTCCGGGGCCGGTTTTGTGGAGCTGAGCAAGCAGCAGAACAAGCAGGTGCAGGTAAAGGTAACTGTTCCGGAGGATGGCGTGTACGCTGTTGACTTCCGCTACGCCAACGGAAACGGCCCGATCAACACGAATAACAAAGCCGCTCTCCGTACCCTGCAGAAAGACGGTGAGTTTGTCGGAACCATTGTTTTGCCGCAGCGCGGAACGGATGAGTGGAGCAACTGGGGCTTTACCAATGCCGTGGAAGTGCCGCTGCAGAAGGGCAGCCACACCATCTCGCTGACCTTTGAGCCAAACAACGAGAACATGAACGGCGAGGTGAACCAGGCCATGGTAGACTATATGCGTGTCGTAAAAATCAGGTAG